One stretch of Juglans microcarpa x Juglans regia isolate MS1-56 chromosome 3D, Jm3101_v1.0, whole genome shotgun sequence DNA includes these proteins:
- the LOC121256497 gene encoding cytochrome b5 → MPTLWKLYTMQEASQHNSKEDCWVVIDGKVYDVSSYLDEHPGGDDVVLAATGKDATDDFEDAGHSESAKELMETFCIGELDTSSPVIPELEISSKKQTDYAQKLVGLTKQYWVVPVAVVSISVVLGFLYLRKK, encoded by the exons ATGCCGACTCTCTGGAAGCTCTATACAATGCAAGAAGCCTCCCAACACAACTCCAAAGAAGACTGTTGGGTCGTCATCGATGGCAAG GTATATGATGTATCATCTTATTTGGATGAACACCCTGGTGGGGATGATGTAGTCCTTGCAGCAACCG GGAAAGATGCAACGGACGATTTTGAAGATGCTGGGCATAGCGAAAGTGCAAAGGAGCTCATGGAGACCTTTTGCATAGGTGAGCTTGACACATCCTCCCCGGTCATTCCAGAACTTGAAATTTCTTCCAAGAAGCAAACAGATTATGCTCAGAAGCTCGTGGGATTGACAAAGCAATATTGGGTTGTTCCTGTAGCCGTTGTCAGTATCTCTGTGGTGCTTGGTTTCTTGTACTTGCGTAAGAAGTAA
- the LOC121256501 gene encoding peptidyl-prolyl cis-trans isomerase E yields MAQQAVQKNTVYVGGLAEEVNESILHAAFIPFGDIKDVKTPLDQATQKHRSFGFVTFLEKDDAAAAMDNMDGAELYGRVLTVNYALPEKIKGGEQGWAAHPIWADADTWFERQQQEEEMQRIQAENRATMQAAEDLHRKKLAQEREGEKEDEIEIKDDPMARAEAEVLEQNN; encoded by the exons ATGGCGCAACAAGCAGTCCAGAAGAACACGGTGTACGTTGGAGGGCTTGCGGAGGAGGTGAACGAGTCCATCCTCCATGCCGCCTTCATACCTTTTGGGGACATCAAGGACGTCAAGACCCCGCTCGACCAGGCCACCCAGAAGCACCGCTCCTTCGGTTTTGTCACTTTCTTGGAGAAGGATGACGCTGCGGCCGCCATGGACAACATGGACGGCGCTGAGCTCTACGGCCGCGTCCTCACCGTCAACTACGCCCTCCCCGAGAAAATCAAGGGTGGCGAGCAGGGCTGGGCCGCCCACCCCA tttggGCCGATGCGGACACATGGTTTGAAAGGCAGcagcaagaagaagaaatgcaGCGTATTCAGGCAGAGAATCGGGCTACAATGCAGGCTGCAGAGGACTTGCATCGAAAGAAATTGGCCCAAGAGCGAGAAGGGGAAAAGGAAGATGAAATAGAGATCAAAGATGATCCCATGGCTAGGGCTGAAGCAGAGGTTTTGGAACAGAACAATTAG